ATCTTCATGAGCTTCCCTCCGTGGTCCAGTTTCCTGGAGCTGAAGTGCATATTCCAAATTCCATAACACATCGCCCATTGTGGGCCTGTCGACGCCATACTCAGCCACACATTTCTCTGCTGTTTCGCCAAATTTTTTCAGAGAGCTCGGTTTTATTGTTCCCATGAGGTATGGATCAATGATCTGGTCGAGAAGACCCTTCTTCTGCCACTGCATTGCCCATTCAGCCAAATTTACCTGCTCCCTTGTCAGCAACGGGTCAACAGCAGGCCTAGCACAAAGGACTTCAAAAAGCACAACCCCAAATGAATAAACATCGGATTTATCTGTCAGCTGCTGCCTGCGGAAATACTCCGGATCAAGATATCCGAAACTCCCTTTGACACCGGTGCTTACATGGGTCTCATCGAGACATGGACCGGATCTTGAGAGACCAAAATCAGCAACCTTAGCAACATGATTTTCATCAAGCAAAATATTGGTAGATTTAATGTCGCGATGTATGATTCCCTGTGCTGAACCCGTATGAAGGTAGTGAAGGCCTCTTGCTGCACCGATGCATATTTCAAGCCTCTGCTTCCAAGACAAAGGTGATAATCCTGAACCATATAGATGATTTTTCAGCGGCCCCTTTTCCATGTACTCATAAACAAGAATCATTTCTGACTGTTCTTCACAATATCCGACCAGTGAAACAAGATGGCGGTGTCGTATTTTTGATAAAACTGTAATTTCTGACTGGAATTCAGGGAGGCCCTGCCTGGATCCAGGTACGCCTCGCTTCACAGCAACCTTCGTGTTATCTCTAAGAACCCCTTTGTAGACCATGCCAAATCCACCGGATCCAATAACtagatttttgttaaaattattcgTAGCCATCTGTATTTCAGCAAAAGGGATTCTCAAGCCAAGATATCCATTAAGCCCGGGAGATGCATGGGCAGTCCCGTCAGATAACCTAGTATGCGAACTGCCTCCATCGACACGTAAAGGTGTCCAACCCATACTTTCTGCAGGTTTTggtttctgtttcttcttcctccctctcaATATCCACAAAACTACAACTGTCACCAAACATATAAAAACAAAGCCTCCAACAATCGAACCAACCAAAACCCACGTACGAGTATTCTTGGACCCAGTTTCTGGAGGCGCAAAATTTATCATCTTCATGATCTCGACCCCATTCAAAATCGCATCCCTTCTCAACGAACTACTAAGAGCAGATGGACCGAGGCTTATTCTAACAAGTCCTGAATCATCCGAatccaaaacaaaatcaatGTAGTATGGAGCTGCTAGTGCATGGACTGTAAGAACAGACAGATCAAGATCTTTGTAGGCAACAAACCCATTGATAAACACATTGAAGTAGAGCTGGTTAAGAGACCGGCTGACAATGTCGCAAAAATGCAACCGGATGAAGTATCGAGAAACCCCTGAACTAACAGGAAAATCCCAAGATATATTGAATTCTGCATTTGAAATCGAGTTATCCTTGTTCATGTGCTGAGCAGTCATATAAACATTATCAGGGGCAATCTCTCTGCTCGCACCGCCTATTTGATAATTTGGTATATGGGTTGTATTCGCGATCTTGGCAGCCGATTTCAAAACTATAAAATTCTCATCAGGGATCCAACTTCTCCAAAGGGTGTCATTGAAAGGGGTCAATTTTGATCCCCCAACGTTGATCCTATGAACAGTTTCTAAAATGTGAGATGAAAGATTCCTAAACTCTTCAGCCCCGTTAGGGCCAATCAATTTAGCCCCATAATCAACAATGAAATCATCTGGAGCCGAAAACAACTCAATTCCACTAACAAATGCAAAGCCTGATTGGCTGGCTGGCAcaaacaatatctcaaaatgtTCATTGTTAACAGCGACAATAAACTCCTTAAGCTCGGTGTATCCAACACCATAATCCCTCAGAATTGAAACCCCATTAGCCGAAACAGCGAAACGTGCATGACTAAGATTATAACTTTGAGAAGTGAATGGAGAGAAATGAAGGCGTAGAAAGTGCAAACCAGGGTTCTTGATGCCGAATTCATAACTCGAAGAGCTTGTAAAAACCCTAGCCGTCTTGTAAAGTGGAGCTGAACTCGAAGAAGGGTTTGGATTTGTTAGGGATGTGGATTTGCCCGAAGAAAGATAGCTCGAGTCGCCGGCAAAGAAGCGGCTATTTACGGTTGCATTTGAGCTCGATCCGCAGTTGATGAGGTAGTTATCTGGCGGCGCGAAAGCCATGGGCGAACCGAGAAGTGAGAAGTAGAAATTTAGAAGGAAAAAGTGAATGAATTTGGCGTCATTCATGGAGAAATCCTGGGGTTATTCCTCAAGCTCTGCAATTCAAGAAAATTCTCTTGGATGACGTGAAGATGGTGGTGGATTAAGTTTCAGGGATTTGATTTGGTGATAATTTGTAGGAAATTATGGAATTGCTTGAATGTGAAATCAGGATTGGGGATTGGAGAATGTGGAGACGGGTTCAGTGGGGGTGGCGGCAGAAGAAAGAAGGCAGGCTAGTGCTTGTGACTGTGAAGCAAAGCACATGGGTTTTTTACTTTTGAGTGGAAGCAGTGGTGGTGTACAGTCTGGACTGgaggaagcaagaagaaagaaacagtgAGTTTTGGCTATGGAGGACGAGAAAGATAAGAGGCTCTTTCTGGTAAAAATTCCAAAAGCTGGTTATGGATGTATTCTTCCCACCCGTTCAAAAAGAGGCCCAAATGCCAATTTGCAGGGAGGATAGATAGCCCATGGCCAATGGGACCATGCTACACTACCAAGGCTTTTTTATGACAAAATTACAGTCACACCTATATGCTTAAATATGGTCATATTTTCATAGCATCTATTTCTTAGTTTAGTATCAAATTTAGTAAATAAGGTATTTGATCTTTTCAGCTCAACTcatattaaaatgtattaaaggGTCCTAAGTTAACATTTTAacatgttaaataaaattaagtatttttaaacatttttatataatcaaattTGATTCACCTTCTTATAATCTCAAACAAGATCTAAGTAATTAGCAGGCAAAAGGCTTAGTGGCATTTGGGGGACCCATTTCATGTAGGCGATAagcttttttaaattttgtcacCCAATCTCATAAAAGTCAATAAGGGTTTTCAGTGGGCACTACTAATGTTTTGAGTAACTATGAAAGCACTTCCTTCACAAATAGATAATGTGTTCCAACTCAAAGTGGTAGAATCCAATAATATATCGCATGCATGTCCATGGTTGCGTCTCATCATTTATTTGTCAAGAAATGACGCAAAATATTCGCAGCACTCAGCGGAGTCACTCATTTTTGCAATTAAATTTATGAATCTTATAAACAACAATCATAAattgagaagaagaatgaaagtgATTTTTATCAACTCAAGGCTATCATCAATGATTGCACATGCACTTGGCAGTATTGGTGGGCCACATTCGTTGAATTCTGCTTGAGTTGGTTGGTGGACATCGCTTTCGTTGGTGTTTCATCACACCACCGCCATTTGGAATTTGTATGAAGAAGCCACAGTCCATGTATAATGTGCTTTCCTCTCTAACCAAATGTGTAATTTCAAAATCTCTCCTCAATTTTTAATCTAATcggtttatattatttggtgTATATGTTTTAAGCACCATTGTTTGcatttttagatttatttaatatgtttcaaAGTGTATTATAGGGTTCTTCTCATAAacactttttatttaaaaaatcagcTTGTTATGTTCATGCTTATCTGAGCCAAAGTGGACAATACATTATATTTATGGCTGTAAAAGTATTACACTGTTATTATACATTATTTTGGTATAttctttacaaaaaaattgttacaataatttaatatcatcaccaaaataaatattttcttggctCCATAGCTTGCTTTCGGCGATAATTATCGAATTCAGATTTGGGCTTCGAATTTTAGGCCCAACGTAACATTGTAATTAGCAGTGGCCAAGGCCCATGATCAAAATGTCGTCGTATTGGAAACCACCGCCACAAATATAAGCGACCATGATGAATGCCTCGAGCCGCAGATGTACAGTATAACCTCAGCCCTTTCCGTCTCTCTCGTTCGTGAAGCTCTGGATCTTGTGCTATTCTTGTTCGGCCAAGGTTGGGCGCCTCGATGACCTCTAAATCGCGAGCGAGCAATCAACCCTAAAGGTATATTAGATTGACTAGTGTTAATTTCTCAGTTTCAGTTACTTCTTGCATTCCTAGGGTTTTCTATTTCTGATCATTGTTGGCGATTTTGGATTCATCGCTCTGAACAAACCAGGTCACTTGTTTTTATGTCTACATCTTGTTTTATTCTGCTATACGTACTGCAtttgtgcatgtgtgtgtgtataactATAAATCCTCCGCTTCTTTATGATAAAAATTTGTGTTCTGTAAAGTTCTGTTCTGAAGTGGTGGAATATTGATATGTTAGTTTTGAAGTCAGGAGAGTAAGTTGGTGTGAAAAGACAGTGTCAGGTTAAGGTCGAAGGTTGAGTTGGTATTGGAATAGTTTGCGGTGTGTGTGGAATTAGGATCTGTATagggaaagaaaaggaaaaggaaatgcTAAAGAATAAAATGAAGGGTTTGaaactatatttatttatttatttggttggGTTTTGTTCTTCCTTCTCCAATGaaacaattattttctcaaaatcttTTTCCATGTAGAATTCAACTTGAATCTATATAGAAATATCTGATGAGAGATCTGCCTATTTGATAGAAACCCTTTTGATGACTATAAGTGAAAAGGGGTTTGTTGTCGTATTTATGTATAATAGGCACATATTTAATTGCAGGAGTTGAGTCACTGCGCCCTAGAATGTCTCACAGTCGTAGTGAATAATGGCCTGCTAAATTCTTTCACTCTGCTcccaaatttattttgttgcaTTGGAAAATGGAAATACTACTTTGTTCTTTTTTGTggaaaaaactcatttttttaacTCTGATCATCTGCAAAAGGTACTATtgatttgtcttttcttttcttttttcttcaaattcatcCTTTCCACTGCATCAGGGAAGTCATCAAACTCTCAAAGACCCCCACCTGGGAAACACCAGGACATCAACAACTGGTCTAGGGGTTTATGTAGCTCCTAGATTAGAGACTCACCGGAGGCCAGTGGTtaggagaaggggaagaaaAAGAGTATCAaacatgttttcattttttttaaatggaaaCCAAAACAggacacaaacaaataaaaaccaaaacaGAGTTTGTACCTTTCAGGGTTAGCCTCTATGCTTTTACCATAGGGCTAAATCTTTGGTACTCATTTCTATATTTCAATCAGTGAATGAATCTACGTAGGGGGCCAATAGATTTTACATTGTTCATAGTTGAGGATATTGCTTTCAAGCTGATTGAACTGTTATCCATTAACCATTATACTCTTGTGGGACAGAAGGACATTAGCGTACCATGAAACTTTAAGTTTTTGTGTTGCTTTATGTGGTACTTTGATCAGTCGAATTTTAGgtatattgaaaaattttattggGGTGATTTGTGGAGTAGACCTTGTAGATATCTCAAATTAGCTAGAGGGAAAAATCTGATTTGAGAAAACAAGTTCTTTGCTTAATAAGAATCCTTGTATTGCAGGAATGAAAGTGTTGATATGATCGTATAGCATGTTATGAGAATTTTAGTAAATCTCAATATGAGTTCAAGTTAGATTTGGGTATAACTTCATCATTTTTTTGACTTGGTTTGCTTAAACTTGTAgttatgttgttttttttttataaatattttattagttgttataaattgggagcactggcagcCTTTAATCCTCTCAAGAAACCGATCAAACACCACTCAATACACTCACAACTCACCGGCCAACACATCACAACACAAATAACAAAGAACagaatttaaaagcataaaatagaacaagaaagaaacatcaAACCACATGAAACACAGccttttatcctggttcaagcCAATTAGATTGGCTTTACATCCAACACCCTCAATCGAGCAGCCTTTATTTAGTAGAAATTGATCAATACAAAACCCAAGCACTCGTACAATCCTATCGCTCAAGTACAATCTCTCATTCACTCCAAGAAAGGCCAAAAACACATATACAAgcctcactttctctagaacaTGTACTCACAATAGCAACCGAGCGCTTGAAAGGATGTTAGATCTATCCCGATTGCcaccttgccctcttatttataaaagaggcagacaccccccccccccccccattatAACTAATCAAATATGGAATATTACAGTTAGACCCCCAAAGATACAACAATTACACTTTGAGAAATAAATCCAGCCGATAAATCTTCACAGCTTGCACTGATCTCCTATCATTTATCTCGAGGCAAGCACAACATTAGTTAGACCAAAATACTCTTTCCGTATGAGAACAAATTTTTTTACAACCTTGATAGGCACTTATTAGTTATCAGTATCAGGCATTTGAATGAGACTCGTGTTATTATAATATGTTAAAGGTGATTATGAGTTCTAGAAGTAAAAAGATAAATGGGCTTagaattttgagacaaaacTCGATCTAGGAATGGGTTGGATATGTGAGAGAATTTTCCTATTTAGGTCAGGTATGCCTTGAGCGACCTTGATCCATACCCAACTTGTTGCCATTCTTACCTAGAGCTAAAGAAGTTATAACAATGGATTTCTTATTACAGGAGGTGGTTCTATATATGTGAAGGATTGTTGTGATGGATTTCTTATTGTTGTCATTTGCTTATAGAAAACACAAGTAGCAAGCTTACAGTATTTTGTGATAGTTAGGTCTTTACCCAAATGACTTCTAAGTTATTATCCTTGGCATATTCTCCAAGTCATGATGACTAGCTGCAAACTATAGTATGGTTATTCCTTTGTGATGATTTTGAGAATATCAACTGGGAAATATGCTTAGGacttcttaaaaatttaacacaataaattttgttattttttttctcagtaccctaaagttaaattttttgaatgatTGCCTCTCATAACTTGCTCAACGAGGAAATGAGTACACCTACTTAAGACGTCTTGAGAACATTAAATGATGCGATCACCAATCAAAACTCGGcacaaggccgacccaaccaaactggaacagtatcaccaaaatagtagtgctataatgttattttaatacttcttaagttttagaatccTTAGAGAGACGAGATTGAGAGAAGGCCGACAGCCAGTttagacatggagacgaatgaagcagctgttaagaggtaggtttttgcctCCTGattatgaacaatatatgtttatcaaagatgtgcacagggaatgaagagtgtggatgaatatacctctgagtttctgcGATTGACGAAGAGAAActaattgtcagaaagtgacaatcaacaagcagctcgttacttgaatggattgaagcctgctattcgtgataaaattggggttcagatggttatgagtgtgcaagaagcaaggaacttagctttaaaagctgagttaatgttgagtgagagatctcgtaatgatAACTATCGTCAGTATAGtaggaatgaaaataaacaagtagtttttgataaaggcaagtcggttcaaggagcgcaaccctccaatccaccccatacagtcaaccctaataagactacaacggggggaaacattcgaggtactacttctaatattccaaaatcccctaatccgtatgcaaagcctattcttttaaaatgtttcaagtgcaatgggGTTGGGCATCGATATAGTGATTGTCTAAGGAGGAAAatagttaacattgtagaaaaggaagaggaagatgttgctgaagaagAAGTATATTGCAGGcttgatggggaggatgacgaagaagattataGACATGGggaatatacctgtgtagtgaggaagttaatgctatttcaaaagaatgaagatactactcaacggcataagctttttcgcacgaggtgtatggtgaaaggaaaaatctttgagttaattattgatagtggaaatcaggagaacatcataggaagagacgtagtggcaaagatgcagttaactcctgaaaaacatccaagcccttacatgattggatggatcaaagaagttggtggcatacatgtggatgaacgttgcagggtgcctttctctattggtaagtactccgacgaagtctattgtgatattgttgatatggatgcttgccatattttatttgggaggccttggcaatttgatgtgcatgctaagcactcgggtaggaagaacacatatcaacttgagaaagaaggtgtgcgttatactttgttacccataggggaaaagaatcaaaccaaagcttctaaagtggaggggtgaaattttcttaccattacacataaacacactaagtttgtgagggagtgtaaggatactcgagaggttcacttattggttatcaagggagagagtgtgagtgagccactgaaggtgaatcaaattccaatggAGGTGCAAGGATTGTTGAAGGAATTTCATGATATGGTTcctgaggagttgcctaatgagctacctcctatgagagatattcaacaccacattgacttggttcctggtgctagcttgcctaacctaccacactacaggatgagtcctagggagaatgagattttgcgtgaGTAGGTAGAagaattgttgagaaaagggcacattcagactagcatgagtccatgtgcagtgccggcattattgacaccaaagaaagatgggagttggaggatgtgtgttgacagtagagccatcaacaaaattactattgtgtacaaattttcaattcctaggctcgacgacatgcttgatcaacttgatgggactgtgatttttaccaaaattgatcttagaagtggttatcatcaaatcagaattcgACCTGGAAATGAGTGGAAGACAACTTTCAAGAcgagagatgggttgtttgagtggttagtcatgccttttggactaaccaatgcactaagtactttcatgagactaatgaaccaagtattacgccatttcattggtaaattcgttgtggtgtattttgataTACAATAAGTCTATTAATAATACAGTGGAGGCAGAGGTCAACAAACATGGCAATGACTTAGACCCATGCCAACAcagatatggctaagaaggggaagaatgtctttgctcatgttcccttagcagaaaagttcaagcggttcaagaagatgtcaaacaaaagttgcacaaataagaagtacaaggcgacaaCTGACAAGCATAGAAAACACAAGGTACttgagattggagatgaagtcatgatattcttgaagaatgaacgaattccagcaggaaagcagagcaagttcaagccaaagaagtatggtccttacaagattccaaagaagaccaatgacaatgcttatgttatggatttgcctaatcatataggtatttccaaacattcaatgtggctaatctctttttgtacttatcggatgtggatttgtccaaataggatcaaaattcgaggtcgaattttttctcaagtgaaggtgaatgatgtgGTCACCAATCAAAACTCGGCACAAGGTCGACCCAACTAAACCGGAATAGTATCActaaaatagtagtgccataatgttattttaatacttcttaagttttagaattctacttaatttaggattctactttatatttctacttgatttatgattctattttatgtttctacttgatttaggattctacttcatgtttgattagggttttatttttattaggattctagttgacttttatttatgatttatttctattaggattctagttggattttgttttccaaatattagatggatttggattagccaaatactataaatatgcctaggatctagagtttataatcaagttttaatcaatcaaatttcagcaacctatttgggttttcttagcaaaacaatcttgtttttgcgtcttcttgaaagtcaagtttcggccattgaagtttgctctttcaagggtttattttggtgtgtgtttTTTCATACACGCACTACACGCTGCGTCATTAAATCTGCACAGAAGAATTTGGTGAGCTTGTTAGCTTAAATATGATGATGCCATCAGCTATTTGACAGTTGCAGTCTCTTATCTGATTTGTAGATCAGTGGTTCTAGCTAAAACCACTCATCTGTTTATATGGCTCAGattaaatcatttgatttaGTTTGTTAGGAGTTGGTTACATCAGTTAGTTTTCTTCTGTATATAAACAAGTTGTATCATTTTTCTGATTCATTGAGAGAAATGACAGAATTCCATATTATGCGTCTTTCAATTTCTTCTTAAAATTCCATAGTTGGAACTTTCCATAGGCGCagcttttttaaattttggttcTTCCTATTTGACCCAAAGCGATTGATCTAGTCATCAGTAGTGATGATTAGATTCTTGTTTCTATGCCCTTATTTGCATGGGCATGCCTGGAGATGGAAGGTGTACCAAATTTGAAGACTTATGATGTGCTTGGTTGCAAGAtgttccattccattccctatGGTACTGGATGCATGAAAAGAGCTCAATTTATGGCTTTGCAGTGCCCTGTATCTCAGATGTGGCGGTTTATTTATCAGAATATCTGACTCTAGCGATACAGTCTGCTCAATTTTGAATGGGGGAATCAGGATAGTCACCACCTTCCATCATGGCatggtttgggggggggggggggtaacgGTTGTCATGGCCTGCAGATCTGTTTTTGCTTCCAAAGAAACACCTATTTAATGCATAATAAGCAACTAGTTTCTTGATGCTAGTGTAATGTATACTATATCTAACAGACACATGGAGTAGGCAAAGGGTGTTGTGGTACTATTAATGAGGCCCAACTTTTTCCCATGTGCGCATTGAGGGGACAATCCTAAGAGGAGTAGGGATGGCATTAGGTATCTGCAAAACCTGTCTCAGATAGGGAGTTGGAGAAAAAGacattgtcatgaccctagggtacAAAAGTCATTAAGCATGCGGCAATTActgatttgtatttttcttgtatttctttaGTTACATTTCTGTTTTAGATGAGAATTTGTAATACTTTCAGTTACAAATGATAATTGAAAGCACTAGCAGTAAGAGTAGCTATATAAGCTACCCGAGAGGCTCTTTTGGAGGATATTTaagtaataattgattgaatgcTTCTCTCTCTTCAGTTCTCTCCCAGA
This genomic stretch from Diospyros lotus cultivar Yz01 chromosome 1, ASM1463336v1, whole genome shotgun sequence harbors:
- the LOC127791627 gene encoding probable receptor-like protein kinase At5g24010, which translates into the protein MNDAKFIHFFLLNFYFSLLGSPMAFAPPDNYLINCGSSSNATVNSRFFAGDSSYLSSGKSTSLTNPNPSSSSAPLYKTARVFTSSSSYEFGIKNPGLHFLRLHFSPFTSQSYNLSHARFAVSANGVSILRDYGVGYTELKEFIVAVNNEHFEILFVPASQSGFAFVSGIELFSAPDDFIVDYGAKLIGPNGAEEFRNLSSHILETVHRINVGGSKLTPFNDTLWRSWIPDENFIVLKSAAKIANTTHIPNYQIGGASREIAPDNVYMTAQHMNKDNSISNAEFNISWDFPVSSGVSRYFIRLHFCDIVSRSLNQLYFNVFINGFVAYKDLDLSVLTVHALAAPYYIDFVLDSDDSGLVRISLGPSALSSSLRRDAILNGVEIMKMINFAPPETGSKNTRTWVLVGSIVGGFVFICLVTVVVLWILRGRKKKQKPKPAESMGWTPLRVDGGSSHTRLSDGTAHASPGLNGYLGLRIPFAEIQMATNNFNKNLVIGSGGFGMVYKGVLRDNTKVAVKRGVPGSRQGLPEFQSEITVLSKIRHRHLVSLVGYCEEQSEMILVYEYMEKGPLKNHLYGSGLSPLSWKQRLEICIGAARGLHYLHTGSAQGIIHRDIKSTNILLDENHVAKVADFGLSRSGPCLDETHVSTGVKGSFGYLDPEYFRRQQLTDKSDVYSFGVVLFEVLCARPAVDPLLTREQVNLAEWAMQWQKKGLLDQIIDPYLMGTIKPSSLKKFGETAEKCVAEYGVDRPTMGDVLWNLEYALQLQETGPRREAHEDSDVTATELPIPRVALQIPTSRLRDEGDDDGGISDITSSRVFSQLMTNEGR